The Pieris rapae chromosome 9, ilPieRapa1.1, whole genome shotgun sequence region caagaaataataataattatgaagatAACATTGGTGATTTCTACCAAtgttatcatatatatactcATGAGCCaaacataattgtttttaacacTACCAACCACTAACCAACTAAAATGTTTCTACTTGCACCCAAGTAGAAACATTTTAGTTGGCGTCtttaacatacaatataaCATACTTGCATTGTGATTTTCAGACAAAGCAAAAGTAGTGTACTCGCCCGCCGAGCGTCATCTCGGCTACGGTAAGCCGGCGAGTCTCGACTGCCACTTTAGTGCCAATCCACCGCTCACCAACCTACGCTGGGAAAAAGATGGCTTCCTGTTCGACCCTTACAACGTTCCTGGTGTCTTCTACAGTAGGAATGGCAGTCTACTCTTCAATAAGGTAAAGGAAGATTTAAGAAGTTTGTCTTATATCGGAATACTGAACTAATGCACGAGGAAAATACAACAATCTACTTTCTGTTACAGGTAGACGAGTCTCACGAGGGCGTGTACTCTTGTACGCCGTACAATACCTTAGGGTCGGCTGGCCCAAGTGCCGGAGTGCGCGTACGTGTTCAGCGTCCGCCCGCCCTAGCAATACGACCACGCCCGCTTTATCTGGCTCGCCTTGCTGGTCATATCACGTTGCCCTGCGTTTCCGAACCACAGCTAGCTGCTGTTCCGCCTTCTCTTTCTTGGGCACGAAAAGACGGACACCCTTTACCACCAGGTCGCCATACGCTCGACGGCGGCAATCTTACCATAACTGCCGTTCGTGAGGAAGACCGCGGCTCATACGTGTGCACGCTAACAAACGAAGCGGCCGCTGTCAGCGCTGAAACGGAGCTGGTCGTTGAAAATGTGGCTCCACGTGCGCCTCATGATCTGCGTGCGCGGGCTGAATCGAGCGCCGTGCACGTCCAATGGGCGGCAGACCGTGCTGACCTGGAATACCAGGTGTGGTGGCGTGAACGTTCACGTGGCGAATGGCGCACCATGAAGATACTGACACGTGGCGATACGCACGCAACGCTTCGTGGTTTACGTCCGGCCACACCCTATGAGCTGCGTGTCCTCGCGCAGGATCAGCTCGGTGATGGCTTATTCAGCCAGCCACTCTTCGTCACTACTCCaggtatgtaaaattaaatagattttacgATTTGTATGGGATCGGACGGCAATGATAGTATTGGATCTCTTTGTCCCTTTTAACCAAGAAAAAGTGAATAGAAATAGAATAGtagtcaataattttatactgcAAACAAACTGTATAATACCAGCCGCcgttacataaattaagttGGGaccatttcaataaaatgttattatacttGAAggaaatctttatttcttaatatttgctatattttcTTCAAATTTCATCTTGAATAGATTTGGAAGCGAGCGGAATGTCGGAAGCGAGTGAGGAAGTGGAAGTAGCAACGGCGCTGCCAGTGAGCGAAGTGACTGAAGAGATGGAAGAGGCTTTGGAGGTGGAAGGTGTGGCAGAGTTAGAAGTTCGCGTGTTGATCGTAGAAGAGGGCGCCTTAGTGCGTTGGGAGCCACACGTCACCGGCGAACGCTGTACCGTGCGCTGGTTCCGCGACGAACATCCGCGCCGACTACTCGCGCTTGCGCACACCACGCACGATCATCTGCTCGGTGggttttataacttttttatccTCTCTACTGTACGGGCCGCACGACTGTTTGTATCTCATCTGTACATCTACTCACGCGGCCTAGACCCTCGCGCACCGCCCCCGATACATCGCAACAAAAACCATTATATCTGTTGgaatataataactacaactatgaaaaaaatactagaaaataGCTTAAAggatatagattaaaatacatttaataataattagatgcCCGTGACTACAATATCTTAAAGTTGTACTTACTGTAGTACCCACGTACAAAAGAGTGGTTATAGGTATATCTTATCGGTTGTAAACCCTCGAACGGACCCACATACTGAATTCGGTTCtgaaaactatataaataggAACTTTCAGTATAAATTATCATACCTACAATATCATATAAACTCAAAAGttcatattcaaaatataatgccctcattttaaaaaatatttcaaaattttgcTGTCGTTAAtggaaaaaatcttaattataattcatatgTCAAAGTACTGGTAATCTATCGGACATACCATTACATAACTTGACATATTATGCCTGGATTAGGATGTCTGGCCTCACTCCGTTCTGTTTGGTATAAACCATACCATGAAGCTATTTATGACAAGGTTAAAtcaatagatatattattttgaaaccaaaacaaataaaatctaaaatgcaTGGCCACCTGGTCCACAAAATTGCACCAGAACATATGGGGATAAATATAGCATATGTATTACAGTGGGAGCTGTAGAGGAGGGCGGCGCATACTGGGCCCAAGTACAATGCGGTGGGGCATGGGGTGGTGCATCTGCCCATGTCCCGCACTATGGCCGACTGCGCGCCGCTGCTCTTGGCGTCGGCGTGGCTGCATTACTGCTCGGCGCGGCCGCTACAACCGCCTGGCTTCTACGACGACGCTTCATACGTCGCCCAGTTCGCGATAAGCGCTCGCGTTGAACTTATACACCTTGTGAACAGACTTGCGAAAGATTGTGAAGTGATTGTGCATTATTAATCAGTTTTAGATCCGTCGAAGCTAGAAAACAATAATTCTTTTCcgaatttcttaaattataataaaacagatcTCTCTTTACGCTCGCACAGAACTTTTCACCGTCCGACTCCCAGAAACAACATTGGGTCCCGTGAGGCTCTTCACAGGACGTGTTCTACCTTGGATTCTGCCACTAATATCGAGGCTTTATCGCACTTATCTACTGCTTCATTAAAGAAtaagtcaaaagtcaaaagtcaattataaataatttcttcctTATATTTAGCTACTAGTTTGTTTGTCGTtctcttaatttataaattttatgttgtcatgtttagttttgttttgtattatattttttatcagtgaAACTTTTTGTGGATATACCcatgtatttcatattttacttttattttttcttctgtATAGAGATGAATCTGTTTAGTTtctttaattcataaatatagcCTTCAATTTTTGTCATAATTAAACTGGGATATCTAAATGAAatgtgattaatttaattgtcttcTTGATATGAAATTGTTTAGCATTATCACGAATGTAGTGATAAGCTTTGTATTAAGAAAGCAAGTTACTTTCGCGTTACAactcaattaatttattataaaaatgtaaataaatatataaagaaaaggtaagattttttaaatttaacccaAGCCAGAAATTACCAATCTCAATTTCAGAATCACGGATGAGTGCGATATCGAAAAGTATTGGATGAGTTGCGGCTTCGAATTgcgcttttttattatacaactaTAAAACGCGTCGCATGATTGTGATTGTGAGTTCTATCAAGGCGAAGGTGAGAACATTTTAAGAGCCTTTATAACGTGGTACAGTATTTACACCCTAAATTTTGAcaccaattataaatatcttaactgatattattatgataaaaaagacATTTCATATGTCAAAACAGCACAATATGCTTATAAACGACGAAACTGAATTGAATgaattcaatcaatcaaatcaaaatcaaaatttatttaatcagtttagatgcgacttaaggcatgcttatgaatgtcaaaaacgtttacaaaattcgcgaaagaacAAAACTACgccgaatttaaaaaataaaataaaatacagtaattgacacttttattacataaatttcatactatattataatttactgcACAAGTAATTTcatcacatacaaatattgcaCACACCCAATAATTAAAGTACTCATAACTTTATatagttaagtgataccttaaaatcataatcttaatttaataacttacaTTAGAACTAAtagattacatataataacattttatttgtcaatcaatcaaacattttattattacctacGGCCTGTGAAAGACGAGttgtaataaacaatacaaacCGAGTGAAATGATATTTATGTATGGTCCTTCTCATGTATAAGGTGTTACTTTGTGTGTGTCAATTTAACGCTACTATAAAAATTagtgtgttaaataaatatagacaaataaCCGCCACACTCAATGCTGTGTTATATGACttaaataggtatatatacttaacctaaaaaagtttattgtaaTGGTACTTCTACATTGTATTATAATCAAAGATGCTTATGACCTATTCACCATTGCATCATTATGACAGCCAAAAACTTTCGCTTTTGACAAGTAACTTTTAAGCAGagtatagttattattacttCGTGTTTATGTAATACGGGAAGCAAGATAATGTCAGTCTTcgaaaattagattttataagGCCTTTACCACATTGACAGTTTGACTGTTATCATCCATATCCGTAAgataatttttagatttcaAAAAGGAATACTagtatattaatgaaaaagttttgttaGTCAAAGCCCAGTTAAAACAATCCCACAAAGCGTTGATCCACCACTTCCAAAAGGGCAAAATACAGATATGAAGAATTTTAGAGTTCAAATAAATTTGAGACgacaagaaatataatacattatatgatCATAATATGACATTGCCAATGAAGAAACATACTAATATTGGCAATACTAACAATAATTTCATGTATGCACGAATTTGTCAATATACATACAGCCTTAAAATGACAGCTTTCTACAGTTTTCTCATTTGGCGGGAAACTTTGGCGCATATATATTTTGGCGTCTAAGGTTTGTTGCCATTTTTGTGGTGTAGTTCGTTtagaattagttttaaataataaagaagattAACTATGAAAAAGAAACTTAACGTCCTTATTTTGGTGTAATTTTGtcactattataatatgtatatattgcattttatttaaaaataaatattgttctaGATATaagcctaaataaataaagtgttgtATTGCGTTTGATTTTTATCTCCCTTACGTCCTTTCCTTTATCAATGACGTTTATCTGCACCTCTGACGAATATCTATGCGATTTCTCACGACTAGACAATGACTTGTTGTTTgagtcaaattaatattaagtagaaAAAAATCCCGTGACTTAGCTTGCCAAGTGATCGTAACTTATGTCTGCGTGGTATCCGCTGGGTCCCGCGGAGTACTGCACATTTTGCATTCTTCCATCGGGAAGCAATACATGATAATGCCCACTGGTTTTCTCGCCTGCCTTTGCTTCGTATTGGCCGAAATAATTGCCACTTGCTGGGTCTCTTACCCTATAACCAAACTCGTAGTTCGCTGCGTATTGTAACTgcaattaaaatgattaaatcataggtaaatgtataaagaaaattgataATAGGCGAATAGGAGGAAGCTGCAATGATTACGATGTTCCGTTGAtttgctaattaaaaattattgtaagcttatatttcaattggtgttttattatatgtgtaGTAATTGAcctaaattcaatattaataaatatataatagtttaataaaaaatctcgaatatgaattaaaaaaaaatagatacaaccaaagacaattaaaaGTGAAACCGAGTAgaattattcttaattatctTTAGTCTGTTATTTTGATACaactttaaagaatattttctatttttaggGAAATTAATGTGCGCTGCTCAACAAGTATACATCAATACAAAAATCCtactgaataattaaaatccacCTGACCTTAGCATATTAGATTGGCATCatgtctttgtttatttttcgcaacttaatcatattttttcacACAGTTTATAATGTCTTTGTTTCTGCTAGTATCacacattaaaagaaaatacagtgTTAACGTGTTTAATTATCTTAGTTatacaatgttataataattatcctacgtaattagtaaattataagaCTGTTCCGACGTTTCAGAtctttatgatatttatattacagtatcattaaaatatctcaataataaataaagatcatACAAAAGACAACTAGCAAAGATAATATTTGGctgtcataaattattttagtttgcaTAGTTTGCATTAGTGCCTAGCAAAGTAGTATTAGAACTACATTGCTAGTGCTTgtgcaaatttttaatttcatttggcTTCTTCGATTTCTAATACTTATGATAAAActtgtacataaaaaatgtaatacaattgtatcgtttaaaactgtttcaagaaaatatatcacttattaatgttacataattaattatctatctttttgacataaattaatttcataaataatatttgaattttagttCGTAAcctaactattaaaaaatcctCTCGCGTTTAAAGTTACTTTCATAAATACTATTAccgtaattataattataagtgtCATGCGTACCAATGTCTTCTACACATAAACCTTTATGGTCTTTAATGacattattactaaatatttttatgtttattcatatcatattaataaaaaagatttgtagtgcaaataataatttaatatttatacaaaatctaattaaaacgCTTCAACTATATAGTCATtcaatatatcttaatatagtCATACAATACTTTATGCTCaggaataattaatatcaccATTTTTGTCTGTTGTAAGCAACattttttagaatattaacAGGCTTTCatgattaattttcaattcttATACTAATTTCAACTTGTGTAgtttgtgtaatttatttctaacgtTTCTTTGTTTGTAAGGATACCGTTTTCTAAATTTCCGGCGATAGtgcattttctttttatctttAGAAACTTGATATACATCTAAATGTTCAATATTAAGGTTTGGCTGGCCAATTAATTGTCTTAATTGCGACTGTGTCAACATATAAACCGGCTCCAACACATTTGGTACTAGCGAATTGACTGGTGATATGTAGGGAGACGGATTGAATGTCTGTGGTTCATACAGAGAGGGGACTCCGTAAGATGTAGTTGGAGGAAGGCCATACACAGGACCGGGGCTTGGGCGTCTAAATTCTCCATATCTATGGGAAAAGCTTCCCTTTATGCCACTTGGGTAAGAGACATGAGTATTTTGCAGTGGCTGTTCTGCTAGGCTGATAGGCCTTGGTTCATCATGCTCGTTATCAAAATCTTCATAATAATCATCATCACCATAAAAGGATTCATATTTTGGAGTAGGACGGCGTTTCGGCGTCTCGTCGTAATCGTAGTCTGACGCTTCACCGATTTGGAAGTCAGGTGttagaaaaatatcaaaatcattACGTTTTTTGTGAAATGGACGTCGCAAAGATTCAGCAACAGGGTTGTCAGTGGTATTTGAAGGAGTTTGTGTTTCAGTTATTGTTTCATTAGTTACAGGTAGAAGGAAAGGTTCAGTGTCCAGTTCAGATCGTTTAAaccttaatttattacttacattttcATCGCCATATGCTGATACACCGGTACCATCTTCCGCTAAATGTTGAATACCGTCAgggtaattaatataactttcaCCAATATTTTCATGAATACTATCTTCTTGATTAAGAGTTAATCCTTCATTGATCTTGTTGGGGTTTATAGCGCTACCAATAGTTTGACTAGCTACTTCTATTTTGTAATAACTGTTAGTGACCATTGATAGAGGTGCTACAGTAGTTACTTGAGGTATCACAAAGGTATTTTGGTATGGCTTAGGGTTTTCAATGTCATCAATTTCTTCTGTAATAGGAGTATGATCTCTTACACTATAAGCACTTGCATATGTGCTTGGAATCTGTTCAAATGCACCATTGTAACTTTTTGGATTTTGGTGCTCAGAAGGATCTTTTAATGGATATTGAAAGTTATCTAGAGTTTGGTCTGCATTAAGCAAAGTTTGAAATTCAGTTAATTGATCGCTAGGTTCTTTTCTAAGTATCGACTCTAGtgcatttatttcttttacagGATGATAGGCTTTTGGAAGATATTTACTTGAGCTAGAAATAGCTGTTGTATAAAGGTTACtcgattctttattttgttcttTTGTTATGCCAGCATTCCCATTTGATTTTATAGTTACACCTTGATCCGAACCGGTTGCTGTTAAATAAGCTAGTGGAAGTTTTGATTGTAAGTATTGTTCATATTCTACAGAGCCATATGATCTATGGTTTCTACTTCTCTCATTAACACCCCTAGTTCGTTTTTCTGGCTCTACGCTTATTGTCCTGCTTTTAAATTCTTGTTTCTGAATTCCACTTCTATCACGATTCCTCGTTCTTTGCCTATTTTGTATAGGCCTATTTCTAATTTGATGGCTTATTGCTGGGGTTGTTGTTTCTACGTCTTGTACTGTAGCTTGTTGTTCTTCTAAGGCTTGTTGATGACTTTCTTGTGATTCATGATAAGCTTTCATATAGCTATCTATTAGTGGTGGACCTTGAGTTAGTCTTTGAAGTTGTGCTTTATGTTGCCGTATTCTTTCTGCGTTGAACATGGCTTGCTGGTTGCTAGCATGTAGTCTTGCGTTTTGCGCAGAATTACCAGCTAATGGATTGCCATAAGGAAGAGTATCAGGGGCGCTAGACAATCGTATGTCATCCATTCGGGCTTGTTCATGTATTACTTCGTAGACAGGTCTGGCATTATTTTTAGCCGGCGTAGCAATTTGTAATGTGAATAAAATCAAGGCTGTGACCAAATTGCCTCGTGAATGCGCCATTGTATctgtaaataaagaataattaagtaaagatTTGAAGTGGAAGTTTAAGTCATAAAGTCTTGATTCTAATTGTGTAGAATTACACATTACAAGAATTATAATGtgaattaattgttaaaggattttactatgtaataatatCGTGACTTTTAGTGGTAAATTTATTGAGTTTTAAACAGGTGGAAATAGaaggaaacaaaatataactaaaatatatatatatatatatataataaataacaaaaatacataaattttgttaGAAAAGCCTACAGTTAAgacaattattcaattatattatgcatatattaatttaggttatactaaataataaatataaacaaaaaagaaagtttttatggtttcattattacttattcagttataaaggaaataaaccattataattgtatagatattatgtatgtattttgtaaggtattgcaaataatatattgttcaaACTTTCTCTATGCATGTGCCGAAGTTGTGGGTCAGGTTAAAGATTATgtcatgattttttattatcttctaAACTCATAAACGCAAAGTAATGCTTACGTTACTCTGAATTACTTTCTTAGAAACCGGTAGTTTCAATATAAtgcgtaatatttttaataaaatttttaaaatgaactcGAGATTTTACGAAGATACTTCAACTGTAATGAACAAGAGATTCGGTAATTTTCACTTTATCCCGGAAAACGTCAGAGAAAAacttgataattaatattcaattaaaatcaagTTTAACATGAAACTAATAAGAAACTCATGGGTAGGTTTTTGCCATCCCACACTCGGTACTTTCACCGTCCATATTAAACAAGTTTTAGGACCGTGATTTAGACATTAAGGATATCCTAGTTCTGTTTTATGGTTGTACCAAAGTATATAAAGAACGGATGTTTGCTAATTCCGTAATATGTCAATGGATTCATTCATCACCTTTCTGGGTTAaagtttacaattcaatacctaacataacctaacctaaccaaactagataataattcgttttttgGATGCTTAGATTCGTACATACTCAGTATGatcaaattcaaggtattgaattgtaaacccAACCCCCTTtctgttatatatgtattgcttcaaaatgtttagtatgagcctataaaaaaaaattaaaaccggGACTTGTAAGTAGGATTCATAGAGGTTTTTCAAATTTACGTACACACTTTAAGCTCTAATCTGTAAAAGTCTTTCATGTGATTGACAAACGGTTATGAAACCACTTGAGAAAATATACGGAATTGTCAATGGAAGGATAAAACACGGTTATACATACTTTAACATTTTAGTAattcatataagtattttatttacatcaattattataatgaaggTGATacgaaaaacaaatatagatcGCTAATAAGAATATGATGTCCTATTTAGTCATTAGATGCCTTTCATTCTtgcgttaattatttttcaaatcttaCCTGATTTGTAACGAAAAAAGCCATAAACGTGTGATAATACACACAATGTTGTCGGTAATAAAAGGTTCTCACCAACTTTCTGTTTTAACCGATCACTGATAGTGCCTTATCGGATGAGAAATTGTTAACGAATTCAAAGTATTAATAAGATAGTTATTCAAATCATGAAAACGTATTCAAACACTTGTATACAATTAGTAACATAGattcattaaaaactttagaATATGAAAGagaatataacttaaaataactatagaaaaaataactaatagaGCGGTTGACACCTAGTGTATGCACAAAGCCATAAATGGCGATGTCAGTGATAAAAAGTTGTATCATCGTGTCATCGTTTCAACGTATCATTTGAGTAAGTCCCGATAATAGTGCTGGTACCGACGAAGTGGGCGCTAAtctgtttgatatttttaaaacagtcaAGTAAGCCAAAAAAAGTATCCATTACACAatcatttaagttaaaaaaataaaattgtatggaaATCCACTTTAAAGTTGTGATACACaactaaatttgtaataatgacatggtaattaaatatattatattgaatgaaTGCTAACGTAAAGAAAATgagaatttaagttttaacatttcatcgcatttatatttatactggcAATTCCGCTATCAACGTTTCATAGTAAGGAATTCTGTGAAATATCAAGTACCATACATCACATGGatatttaaaatgcttttaaagCAAGTTGATCTTTGCAATCGCTTTCCCAACTAAATtgcgataaaataaatattttatatccatATATCGATTACCTAAAGCCGGGGCCCACAGTGTGTATAGAGACTTCAGAGAAAAAACTGTTTGAAATTCCGCTTAGTAATCACTAATAAACaacttattttgataaaaaaaattacatttgtaaaatactaaaacaatcTACTTGaaattttttcaattgttcaattcaattttagtttcaatataaattattgatttaaaaactcgacttatttttttatttaccttagaaaataaatgacGGCCTGAGGCCTTCAGAACTCTTAGGgcctatttcacaatgtatggataaagtgccaaatagctatgcaacactcACAcaatccatacattgtgaaacaggcccttaatttattcgaaagataaaagttccaaataagataattcgcgtttcatgacgaatagcgctatctgacagtcgtgaaacgcaaaaatactgttcatcctaccaataagtaataaatagcttactTATccagacattgtgaaacagacccttaagcTCGTGGACAAGGTATTGCATTGAGCAAAAccatttataaacatttttatgtgttttgtGCTTAGTAActctactaaataaatatattaaaaaataattaaaaataataaataaacaagacaaAGTTCTTCAATTAACGTAGCTTGGTCGTTATAAACTGTAGCTTATAATACGAGTATATAATAAGCTGGCTTGTTTATACCGAATTGACCAACAAACACTTACTATTCATACTACCCGTTAGTTAAATATTGGAatgcataattataaaacatgtcACGCACGAAATCTCGGCTCTCGGCGTACTTCCTCGTAAGTTGGTTCCgatattatgtaatgtattagGTAATTATGTATGGAGGTCAGAAGTTCGGTAATTTACCATTCATATAAGTTCTACACATAGGTATTTAGCCTTAATTTAAGTACAACTATTTGCAACTCGATTTACtacctttatttaaattgaaaaattatgtataaaaaacgcGTCGAATTGTAAATCTCCCCCAACAgctgtttttttaagttggtTTATGGTTGAGGCTGACTCTGATTTgttgtttaatttacataaaatgttgcatattaatatattaggaACCAGGTCACGAATCACGAAGGAAAAGAATTTGCGTGCGTTATTTCGAAAAATAACTGTAAATACGCAcattacacaatttatttattaaaatttatttattttatagagaaTAACCATTTTTCGTTACATAACTTAATTGCATAAGTTTAGTTTCGCAAATTTTCTATATGTGTAgctttagttataatattttaattcattaaaaatatcattaactaAATTCTGCGTGTGATATTTGATAACGGCATATATACTACGTAggtattacattaaaataaaaataaaataaaataaaatacgtttattttggaacataagatcttctaggtatcacttattccacgtcaatcaattcgaacttgtaggcatccctacacatcggcaaagacagagggtgtaggcatTCCGAAGAAAGAGGAGAAATTCCCATAACCCTCAAGGGGCAACATCAGTCTTTTAAGTCTTCTAACTGACCCGAAATAACTATTGCTTCGCCGGGAAATAGGACCAAGGACCGTGACATTTTGTTAGGCCACAGAGAAAGAGTCACGAAGGCAACAAAATATCAACTATCATAACAatgattttacaaataaatttcaacttAGTATTGagacttaataatttttatacattcatttaatatactatttagAATGACATGAGGTAACCATCGACCAGTAAAGTTCACCGGTTAAAGTTTACGAACGAAAGTTGAACTCCTTGAGAGCTTGTGACAAAGGAgttcattattataagttaacCATACGATTCAAGTTTTATATCGATTATGGTTTTgctaaaatttaagaaaatatttacaaacaactatttacttttttttaaatatgtttttttaaaatatttattgatattgtttCTTAGtaagaacaaataaatatatattttctatgatATCATCTAATATACTAGATACTGTAATCATGGCACTTACTAAATTAGTTTTGTTTcataaacacataataataatattttaattctaagtttaatttctaatttatcCTTACagttatatctatatatacattattattagcatttttattttttttatttaaacaattaaccATAACTTACTTTTTTCTCAATCCAAATTCATGCAGagatagaataaaaaaattaattaattacttcattGACACACATTTCAcagattacaaaattataatattggtCTGtggattaaaaacaataattcaaaatggcGTCCGCGCGCCAAAACGTTCTCTTGTAACTGATTGATTGGAGAATCTGAGTTTCTTTAAATTCTGACTCCCACCATAAGTGGGGGCGTTCTACATAATTAGggcctataaatatattttaagacttAACAAggtttataaagtaataagatTAGgcgtattattactatattacaGACACATATCCAAATcgtaagatttaaaaatatattttccttaagtaaaataaaacttaatttgttatattacatacatgggtaacactgaaaatgtttaaaactggccatttagaaacattgctaatgaaaactcttttaacctaatgtagtaaatatattggattcaat contains the following coding sequences:
- the LOC111003710 gene encoding uncharacterized protein LOC111003710 isoform X2, which encodes MAHSRGNLVTALILFTLQIATPAKNNARPVYEVIHEQARMDDIRLSSAPDTLPYGNPLAGNSAQNARLHASNQQAMFNAERIRQHKAQLQRLTQGPPLIDSYMKAYHESQESHQQALEEQQATVQDVETTTPAISHQIRNRPIQNRQRTRNRDRSGIQKQEFKSRTISVEPEKRTRGVNERSRNHRSYGSVEYEQYLQSKLPLAYLTATGSDQGVTIKSNGNAGITKEQNKESSNLYTTAISSSSKYLPKAYHPVKEINALESILRKEPSDQLTEFQTLLNADQTLDNFQYPLKDPSEHQNPKSYNGAFEQIPSTYASAYSVRDHTPITEEIDDIENPKPYQNTFVIPQVTTVAPLSMVTNSYYKIEVASQTIGSAINPNKINEGLTLNQEDSIHENIGESYINYPDGIQHLAEDGTGVSAYGDENLQYAANYEFGYRVRDPASGNYFGQYEAKAGEKTSGHYHVLLPDGRMQNVQYSAGPSGYHADISYDHLAS
- the LOC111003710 gene encoding uncharacterized protein LOC111003710 isoform X1, with amino-acid sequence MAHSRGNLVTALILFTLQIATPAKNNARPVYEVIHEQARMDDIRLSSAPDTLPYGNPLAGNSAQNARLHASNQQAMFNAERIRQHKAQLQRLTQGPPLIDSYMKAYHESQESHQQALEEQQATVQDVETTTPAISHQIRNRPIQNRQRTRNRDRSGIQKQEFKSRTISVEPEKRTRGVNERSRNHRSYGSVEYEQYLQSKLPLAYLTATGSDQGVTIKSNGNAGITKEQNKESSNLYTTAISSSSKYLPKAYHPVKEINALESILRKEPSDQLTEFQTLLNADQTLDNFQYPLKDPSEHQNPKSYNGAFEQIPSTYASAYSVRDHTPITEEIDDIENPKPYQNTFVIPQVTTVAPLSMVTNSYYKIEVASQTIGSAINPNKINEGLTLNQEDSIHENIGESYINYPDGIQHLAEDGTGVSAYGDENVSNKLRFKRSELDTEPFLLPVTNETITETQTPSNTTDNPVAESLRRPFHKKRNDFDIFLTPDFQIGEASDYDYDETPKRRPTPKYESFYGDDDYYEDFDNEHDEPRPISLAEQPLQNTHVSYPSGIKGSFSHRYGEFRRPSPGPVYGLPPTTSYGVPSLYEPQTFNPSPYISPVNSLVPNVLEPVYMLTQSQLRQLIGQPNLNIEHLDVYQVSKDKKKMHYRRKFRKRYPYKQRNVRNKLHKLHKLKLV
- the LOC111003713 gene encoding protein borderless — translated: MWRLLALCTAFMCARGALLPLEAERLRASVGGYAVMNCHLDFPFGNEIPYHLQWDKDGETIFSWYSGDASPRVADRWGGRVRRVGPGAPSEEGEAAPSALGGGSVNVSSVRETDAGLYRCLVTFPNRTPPSRNNGTYYYLDVEGGNLIVTPPVNVTVIEGDSAELECLVKSPEWSVQWYREDVSVSALPELAARTSLAPNGSLLLRRAISSDLGRYECRVSAPDGRRQTAAAHLDVHYKAKVVYSPAERHLGYGKPASLDCHFSANPPLTNLRWEKDGFLFDPYNVPGVFYSRNGSLLFNKVDESHEGVYSCTPYNTLGSAGPSAGVRVRVQRPPALAIRPRPLYLARLAGHITLPCVSEPQLAAVPPSLSWARKDGHPLPPGRHTLDGGNLTITAVREEDRGSYVCTLTNEAAAVSAETELVVENVAPRAPHDLRARAESSAVHVQWAADRADLEYQVWWRERSRGEWRTMKILTRGDTHATLRGLRPATPYELRVLAQDQLGDGLFSQPLFVTTPDLEASGMSEASEEVEVATALPVSEVTEEMEEALEVEGVAELEVRVLIVEEGALVRWEPHVTGERCTVRWFRDEHPRRLLALAHTTHDHLLVGAVEEGGAYWAQVQCGGAWGGASAHVPHYGRLRAAALGVGVAALLLGAAATTAWLLRRRFIRRPVRDKRSR